One stretch of Mangifera indica cultivar Alphonso chromosome 9, CATAS_Mindica_2.1, whole genome shotgun sequence DNA includes these proteins:
- the LOC123226025 gene encoding stomatal closure-related actin-binding protein 1 isoform X2 yields MTRVSRDFGNTMQKEAVPAVSADVVFASSRFPNYKIGANNQIVDGKDDPKVISMKEVVARETAQLLEQQKRLSVRDLANKFEKGLAAAAKLSEEARLREAASLERHVLLKKLRDALESLRGRVVGRNKDDVEEAIAMVEALAVQLTEREGELIQEKAEVKKLANFLKQASEDAKKLVDGERAFARAEIESARAAVQRVEEALQEQERMSRAAGKQDLEELMKEVQEARRIKMLHQPSKVMDMEHELRALRIQLAEKSKCSLLLQKELAMSKRVEARTPDLYELDGSEALGSYLRIKPSTDGAPELSRFSIQWYRVSSEGGKKELISGATKPVYAPEPLDVGRILQAELICDGQQITLTTTGAIDPAAGLGSYVEALVRKHDVEFNIQDMVFWGNVVLM; encoded by the exons ATGACGAGAGTGAGCCGTGATTTTGGTAACACAATGCAAAAAGAGGCCGTTCCAGCTGTATCAGCCGACGTCGTATTTGCTTCAAGTCGTTTTCCCAATTACAAAATTGGGGCTAATAATCAGATTGTTGACGGCAAAGATGATCCAAAAGTGATCTCGATGAAGGAGGTTGTTGCGCGTGAAACTGCTCAATTGCTAGAACAGCAGAAACGCCTCTCAGTTCGAGACCTTGCTAACAAATTTGAGAAGGGCTTGGCTGCTGCTGCTAAGTTATCTGAAGAG GCTAGGCTCAGAGAGGCAGCTTCATTGGAGAGACATGTGCTTTTGAAGAAGCTTAGAGACGCACTGGAATCCTTGAGAGGACGTGTGGTGGGTAGAAACAAAGATGATGTAGAGGAAGCTATTGCTATG GTGGAAGCTTTAGCAGTTCAGTTGACTGAAAGGGAAGGGGAGCTAATTCAAGAAAAAGCAGAAGTGAAAAAGCTGGCAAATTTTCTTAAACAG GCTTCAGAAGATGCTAAGAAACTTGTTGATGGGGAAAGAGCTTTTGCTCGGGCTGAAATTGAGAGTGCAAGAGCTGCAGTTCAGAGGGTGGAAGAAGCTCTTCAGGAGCAGGAAAGAATGTCTCGTGCTGCAGGGAAGCAG GATTTGGAAGAGTTAATGAAGGAGGTTCAAGAGGCTAGACGGATTAAAATGCTGCATCAGCCAAGCAAG GTTATGGACATGGAACATGAACTTCGAGCATTGAGAATTCAGCTTGCAGAGAAGTCTAAGTGTTCTCTTCTCCTTCAAAAAGAG CTGGCAATGAGCAAGAGGGTTGAAGCACGAACACCTGATTTATATGAGTTAGATGGTTCTGAAGCTTTAGGTTCATATTTACGAATTAAACCTTCCACTGACGGTGCTCCAGAActttccagattttcaattCAATGGTATCGTGTATCATCTGAAGGTGGAAAAAAAGAGCTTATATcag GGGCCACTAAACCAGTTTATGCACCAGAGCCTCTTGATGTTGGCCGAATACTGCAAGCTGAACTAATTTGTGATGGCCAGCAAATCACATTGACAACCACTGGTGCCATTGATCCAG CTGCTGGTTTGGGAAGTTATGTGGAGGCACTTGTGAGGAAGCATGATGTTGAATTCAAT ATACAGGATATGGTTTTCTGGGGAAATGTGGTGTTAATGTGA